Genomic window (Thermodesulfobacteriota bacterium):
TTGTCGCGGGGCTCGACGAGAAGGGGAGGGCGAGGATAAAGAGCGCGAGAGGCGAGGCGGCGGGCTGGATCGACGGGGGGGGATTCATAAACTACGAAAGGATATCGGGCGACCCGTTCGGGTATAACGGCATGCCGGGGAAAATGAGCGCGGAAGAGGCGCTCGACCTGAGCTTCGATACGCGCTACCCTGACGCGCTTCTCCAGATAATGCAGCTCCTCGAAGCCCCGCGCACGGGCGACCTCGTCCTGAGCGCCAACCCGGGCTTCGACCTCCGGGCTAAGCACGAGAACCCGGAGCACCGCTCCTCGCACGGAGCGCTCTTCAGGGAGCACATGCTCGTACCGGTGGCGATGAGCGCGGAAATCAAAAAAGAGCGGCTCCGTACGGTCGATCTATATCCCACTATTCTGAGCCTGATGGGAAAGCCTCTGCCCGACGTCATCGACGGCGCGGACCTGAGCTGACGGTAAGAAGGTGCGGGTTCCGGAAGCCTGTCATGAAAACAGCGCCCTCGCTACCGCTTCCGATATGAAGAGCATCACCGCGCCCCAGAGGAAGTAGCGCCATATATCCCTGTATACCTTCACGAGACCGGGCGTATCTTCAACGGCCGGCTTTTCGGGAGCTATCTCCAGCTTCGCGAGGTTAGACTCTCTCGGGTCTACGTTCACCGCGAACTTGTACGAATCCTTTCCCGATTCCCTCACTGCGTATATGCCGGGCTCGTACGCGCTTTCAAAAACCGCGCGAGCCGTATCGATTGCGTATCTCTTCCCCGAGGGGCTTACGACTTCGGCGTTCCCGGCACCGGCCTCAAGGTCGAGCGGCACAGCGCCGCCCGCGGTGAAGTTCCTCCTGCCTTCGCCTGCGGAGCCGGGTATATCGAGGAAACCCTTCACGACAGGGAGGAACACCGTGGTGATGGAGAAATTGTTCCAGCTCGGGTCGGCGGTGGAGGTGACGAGGAAGACGCTCCCTTTGCCGCGGGATTTCTTCACCATGAACGGGTCGCCGCCTTCGAGCCCGAGGATGACTTCCGCTTCCGGGGAGGGTACGGTCTTTATATACTTTCTTATAGCGACCTGGCCGAGCCTCTCTCCGACGTCCCTGGGAAAGACGGTCTCAACGCCGGGGGCTATCTTAGTCTCTCTCTCCTCGTCCGCTACAAGCTCTCCGGGGAGGAGGTCTTTCAGGAGCGCGTTGTATGAGGACGCCCTGACGCGCTCGCCCAGGAATATCACTGCCGTGCCGCCCCGGGAAACGAACTCCCCGAGCTCTTTCGCGCTCGCCTCCGATATGTCCCCGACGTTTGCGAGGAATACGAGGTCGTACCCCGAGAGCTTTTCGCCGAGGAAGGAGTCGTTGTCCTTGACCGTAATCCGGGCTCCCGAAATTTCCGAGATCGTCTCGGCCGCCCTCGCGAGGTAATAGGTCTCGGATAACCTCGCGTCCTCCCTCGGGTCTCCGTCCACGATAAGCACGTTGAAGTCGTCCCCGCCGGAAAGCACGAAGTACCTCGTGTCGTCTACCGTGAGCTTGTCATGGGGTATACGGGCCGAGCCTTCCCGGAACGCGTTCTTTTTATTGCCGAACGGCGCGTCCCGGGCATCGCCCGGGGACCTGTCCTGAGCTTTGTCGAAGGATTCGTCCCCGGAAATATATTCCCCCGGAATCGTGAACTCGTTCGTTACCGTCCCCCCGGGCGGTATGTCAAGGTATGCGCTCAGCTCTTCCCCCGCGGCGCTCAATGTCGCGAGGAGAGACTCCTCGGGCCTGTCCGAAAAATTGGAGACCGAGACCCCTATCGTTACGGAGTCCTTGCCGTATCCCGTTTCTGCGCCGGTCACGGCGCGGTTCGAAGGCGCTTCCCCTGAAACGTCTATAATCCTGAGCCAGTCTCTATCGATTTTTTCGTTCTGCCATCCGTTCTTCTGGAGGTCCGTTATGAATACGACCTCCTTGCTCCCGCCGGGCGCGCTTTCGAGTGCGGACCAGGCCTCGGCGAGCCTCTTTTCGTTATCCGCGAACGTGCTTGATAACTTTACGGCTCCCAGTCCCTCGCGCAGAGATTGTTTGTCTCCCGAAGGCGCGAGCCTCCCTTCTCCTCCGGCTACGAGCGGGGCGACTACGGCGAAGCTCCCGTCGGGGAGAGTTTCTATCAGCTCAGAGGCTATCTGCCTTGCGCGCCCGAAGTTGTCCCCGTACCCCATGCTGAAGGAGTTGTCCACTATGACCGCGAGCGCTTGGGGTTCGACGCTTCCGGCGGGGGCGAATGAGAAGAGCGCGGGCTTCGCGAATACGAGGACGAGCAGCACGATTACGCACGCTCTCAGGAGCAGCAGCAAAAGGTCTTTCAGCCTCGACCTCGCCGACGCATCGCCCTGCGAGGCTATGAGGAACCTGACCGCGGGGAATTTTTTTACGGCGCCCGACTTCCTCGATATGAGGTGCGCGATCACGGGCAGGGCGACTGCCGCGATGCCTATCAGAAACAGCGGGTTAAGGAAGGAAAAATTCAATGCCTCTCTCTCTATTTATCGGCGATCTCTATAAGGGCTTCCTCGACGGGCCTTGAGGTCGGCGAGAGCACGTATCTCGACTCGTACTCGTGGCAGAGGAGTTTCAGCCTCTCCGTGAACTCTTTTATCCTCTTCCTGTAACCTTCCCTCACGCCGTCCGTATCCACTATGACCCTTTCTTCCGACTCCATGTCGAGGAATTCGAGCGGGCCCCGGAACGGGAACTCGGTCTCGTCCTCGTGGAGCACGTGGAATATGACCGTTTCTTTCTTCGCCGCCTTAAGGAGCTGGAGCGATTTCTCGATCTCGCCCTCGTCGGTGAGGAGGTCGGATATGATGACGAAAGACGCGTCCTGCCTGAACGTCTCGAGCGCCTTGAGAAGCGGCCCGGCAAGCGCAGTGGTTCCTGAAGGGGCGAGGGATTCGAGCTTTGCGAGTATGGGAGTAATGTACGAGTTCCCCGCCCTGGGAGGTATGACCGATAGTCCGCCGCCCGAGAACGCCCCCGCACCGACGGCATCCCCTTGTCTCAGAAGCAGGTATGCGAGCGTCGCCGCCAGGCTCTCCGAGTACCGGAGCTTCTGGGAGCCGCCCTCGCCGTAGCCCATGGATGCGCTGCTGTCGACGAGTATGCACCAGGCGAGGTTGACCTCGTCCTCGAACTTCTTGACGTAGAGCCTGTCGTGCCGCCCGTAGAGCCGCCAGTCCACCTGCCGGAGCTCGTCACCCCGGTTGTATTCCTTGTATTCGAGGAAGTCGGGGCTTATGCCCTTGTAGAGGCTTTTATGAATGCCGGCCTTCCGGCCCCTCACGCGGGACGGGCTCCTGAAATAAAAGCGCCTGAGACGCGAAGCCGTCTCTATGTCCAGTATGCCGTTCGCCATGATTCTATATGTAACAGGATTGAATGGAAAAGTATAACCGAGTGGCGTTGGAGATTCACTAAATAAGGAGTAGGAGCTTTCACCGCTGAGGGCGGGGTTATGGAGTCATGCCGGGGGGTATGCGGGCTCAGAGCAGGAGCTTCTCTATTTCCTTCGTCACGGATTCTTCCCCGAGGTTCTTCGCTATGGATATTTCCTTGACGAGCAGCGTGCGGGCCGAGTCCATTATCCGTTTCTCGCCGAAAGAGAGGTCCTTCTCCCTCTGGAGGTGGTTGATGTCCCTGAGCACGACGGCTACCTCGAATATGTCGCCGCTCTTGAGCTTGTCCGAGTATTCGCGGTACCTTTTGTTCCAGCTCTGGCCGCCGTTCTGGTTGTTTGAGTTCCTGATCCTGGTCTTGAGTATGTCGTAAATCTTGGCTATTTGCCTTTTGGTTATCACGGGCCTCAGGCCCACGGTCTCGGCGTTATCGGTCGGAACCATCACCGTGACGTCGCTGTCGACGACCTGGAGGATGTAAAAATTCCTTTTAGTTCCGCAGATTTCCTTCGATTCTACCGACTTGATCTGCACAACGCCGTGAGCCGGGTAGACAGCCTTGTTCCCTACTTTAAACATATATATATAAGTGACCCCTTTCGTGTGATTGGCGGCGCTGCTCATTAAAATCTATCACAATTTGCGCCCCGGGTCAAATGAGCGGCCCCAGGATGAAGAAGGGTCGAAAACGGATCGGCCGGTACGGGGACGCCGATTCTGCCGAAATGACCCGCCGAAATGCTGTTCCGATGCCCCGCCTGTGCCGGGCAGCTCCTCCCGGAGTGATAGAAGTGTCCGTGATTCATTAAATTATTAATGCGGGAGCTTCTTGAAATACAATCCTGGTTGATATACATTCTTACTTTCGCGCCGGCTCGTCACGAGCGGAAATCGAGGGAGGGGTCTTTCTGTGCAGATAACCGATAAAGAGCTACTCGACCGGCACGGTATAAGGAACCCCGGGAAAATCTACTACAATGCGCCCGTATCCCTCCTCTACGAGGAGGCGGTGAGGAGAGGCGAAGGGGAGATCGCGGAGGGCGGGACTATCGTAGTGTATACCGCTCCACACACCGGGCGCTCGCCCCAGGACAGGTTCATAGTGAAAGAGCGGACCTCGGAGGAAGAGATACTCTGGGGCCCTGTAAACAAGCCCATAGCCCCCGCCCATTTCGATTCGCTCTACAATAGGGTGACAGCGCACCTCGAAGGGAAGGACCTGTTCGTAAGGGACCTCTACGTATGCGCACATCCGGAATACAGGATGCGCGTCCGCGTGATAAACGAGTTCGCGTGGCATAACATCTTCGTCAACAACCTCTTCATCAGACCCGAACGGGAGGACCTCCCCCACGAGTCTGTGGAGTTCACCGTGATAGCGGCGCCGGGGGCGGAAGCCGACCCTGACGCCGACGGCACGAGGACGGGGACGTTCATCGTGCTTAACTTCGCCAGGCGCGTGGCAATTGTAGGCGGCACGCGCTACGCGGGCGAGATGAAGAAGTCCGTATTCACCGTGCTCAATTTCCTCCTCCCGAGGGAAGGGGTGTTCCCGATGCACTGCTCGGCGAACGTGGGGAGGGACGGGGACGTGGCCCTCTTCTTCGGGCTCTCTGGCACGGGCAAGACGACGCTCTCGGCTGACCCCGTGCGCGCGCTCATCGGTGACGACGAGCACGGCTGGTTCGACCGCGGGGTATTCAACTTCGAGGGGGGCTGCTACGCTAAAGTGATAAAGCTCAACCCCGAGACGGAGCCCGAGATATACGGCGCCTCGCTCAGGTTCGGCACTGTGCTCGAGAACGTGGAGGTCGACCCTGTCTCGCGCGGGATAAATTTCGACAGCGAGAGGTTCACCGAGAACACGAGGAGCGCATACCAGATAGACGCCCTTAAAAACATCGTACCCTCGGGTATTGGCGGGATACCAAAGAATGTATTCATGCTCACCTATGACGCCTTCGGGGTGCTCCCTCCGCTGTCGAGGCTCACGAACGAGCAGGCGCTCTATTACTTCACGCTCGGGTATACGGCGAAAGTGGCGGGGACGGAGAGGGGCGTGACCGAGCCCCAGGCGACGTTCAGCTCCTGCTTCGGCGCGCCTTTCCTGCCGAGGCCGCCTCTATTTTACGCGGGGATGCTGAAGAAGAAGCTCGAAGAGAGCGGCGCCTCGGTGTGGCTCCTCAACACGGGGATAACGGGTGGCCCCTACGGCGTCGGGAAGAGGATGCCGCTTCCCCAGACGAGGGCTCTCGTGAATGCCGCCGTGAGCGGGGCGCTCGACAAGGTGCCGTTTAAGGAAGTGCCGGTCTTCAGTCTCATGGTCCCTTCATCCTGCCCGGGTGTGGACGAGAAGCTGCTCGAGCCCCGCAGGAGCTGGGCCGACCCCGCCGCGTACGATGCGAAGGCGGAAGAGCTCAAGCGCAGGTTCGAGCAGGAGTTCGCGAAGCATAAGGGGTGAAAAAATCTTAAAGGATGAGAGGGTAATAGGAAGAATCCGCCAATCCTATACCTCTCCGAATTCTCCCTGAAGTGACATTGTGACAGATGTGCAGGGTATATACTCGGCACGACTGTCACAATGTCACAAACTAGAACCACGATCCGCCATCCGACAGATGCGACAACCCTATACCCCTGCGCGTTTGTCGCATTGTCGCATGATGAAAAATCCCCTCTACTTCCTTTTCTATAGAGGATATATAGAAGAATCAAAAAACATATTATATAGAAATCAGAACTATTGCCGTATCCGGAAAAAATGATTGATGAACTAGACAAACGAGCTATTACGGTAAGGTCCCGCCAAGAGTCCGATCCATTCTCTTCGTAATGCCTCCCTCTCCGAAGTCTCACTGAAGTGACATTGTGACAGATGTGCAGGGTATATACTCGGCACGACTGTCACAATGTCACAAACTAGGACCACTCCCCGCCACCCCGCCGCCAAAGTGGGGTATATAGGGTTGGCGGTGGCGGCGGACTCGAAAATTGGTCATGCTACTTACCCTGAATTGTAGGAGCGCCATCCTGGCGCGACAAGAAAACGCTACATGAAATCTGATCGCGGCTGGAAGCCGCTCCTACAGATTTGATTATCAGTGAGCTAGGCTTGCTTCCTCACCCCGCCGCCAAATGGGGGTATATAGGGTTGGCGGTGGCGGCGGACGGACAATGTCCGCTGATAAACGATTCTTGCATTGTGTATCGCGGCTGGAAGCCGCTCCTACGGTATGGTGACACCCCCATCCTTACCTTCCCCCCTCAAGGGGGAAGGAATTATATAAACGAATGGCGAGATAGCCGCGCGGAGCCTGTCCTGAGCGTAGTCGCTCGTCTCGGCGTAGGCCGAGCCGTAGCCGGGAAGGGCTCGCCATGACAAACAAAAAATAGTAAGATGGTTGTAATCACCCCCACACAACCAAGGAGATAGACCATGGATTTTCTGAAGAAGGAAGATACGACGCTCGTCGTAGTCGATATGCAGGAGAAGCTGATGTCGGCGATGCCTGAGACAGAGAGCAGGCTCGCCGTCAAGAACGTGAAGATACTCCTCGAAGCCGCCGGGATACTGGGCATTCCCGTGCACATAACTGAGCAGTACCCCAAGGGGCTCGGGCCTACGATAGGTGAAATAAAGGAATCGGCTGGCGAGGGGTTCCACCCTATCGAAAAGGTGGTCTTCAGCTGCGCTAGGTCGCCCGAGTTCATGGACGCGCTCAAGGAAATCGGAAGGGGCTCTGTCCTCCTCTGCGGGGTGGAGACGCACGTGTGCGTGCTCCAGACGGCTATAGACCTCGTGAACGACGGCTACCGCGTCTACGTGCCCGCTGACGCGGTCGTGTCGAGAAAGGAGCTCGACTGGGAGAAGGGGATCGGGCTCATGGAAAAGGCGGGCGCTACGGTCGGGACCACAGAGACTTTTCTTTTTCAGCTCCTCGAACGCGCGGGTACGGACGAGTTCAGGCAGATATCGAAGCTGGTGAGGTAGAGAGTCATCTTTTCTTTAGTCCTTTCATTCCCTCCTTAGAAAAAGGAGGACAATTCCGAGCAAGCGAGGAATTGGTTGGTGCTGATACATGGCAAAGAAATGCCTTAATCGGAGCAACGCAGGTAGTAAACTCAAATTAGGGAGGATTTTTCTTTTACTCTTTTATTTTTAAATCCCCCTGAATATGGCTTAACCAATGCGTCACTCCGATAAAAATATTTCTTCGGCTTTAACCATATCCGACCGATTCCTCTTATTTTGACTTGTGTAACTATAGTGCGAAGGGAAATTTTGATTCTGCAATCGGCAATCTGCGACCATCTTCTCCTATTCGTCGAAGTTGTTATCGGAATCGTTCCCCCTTTGCTAAAGGGGGAAAATAAATAGCGAGCAAGGAATTGGACGCCCTTGAGAAACGGCAACACGGTCACTGTGCTTCGGGATATGTGTTCATACTTCGACAGGCTCAGGACGAACGGGTTTGGCTATGATTGTTCGACTTAGCAAGAAAGTCGCGGATGAATCGATTATGAGCACACATTGTGTGGCGGAGAGCCTCCGCGGGCAAACGATCGTAATGTGAGTGCGGAGTATCACCCCATATTTGAGGAGTTGGAAGGAACCGTATATGAGCACACATTGTGTGCGCGTCCCCGAGGGAACGAATTCGAACGAGTGAGAATTCGGACACCGTCGGCGGATTGCAACTATGTCACTTTACTCCGGGAATAAGTTGCGTCCCCGAGGGGATTCGAACCCCTGTTACCGGCGTGAAAGGCCGATGTCCTGGGCCAGGCTAGACGACGGGGACGTAATAGGACGTGAGCCGTACAGGATTCGAACCTGTGACCCACTGCTTAAAAGGCAGTTGCTCTACCAAGCTGAGCTAACGGCTCTGATTTGAAGCGCTAAACTATATCACGACATTATACATTGTCAAAGATAGAGTGTAGCATATCATCCCTCGATCCTTTAATATTTACAAGTCAAATCTAAGCGGTTTCGCGGGCGATTTCAAGAAGCTCATATGATATCGGGGTTTACCAGGCCAGAATCGAGGAATTTCGCTTTAGCGACGGCGTCAAATTTCTTCTTTTACTGCAACTTTTCGTCCTTTTTCCTCCTTCCGCTGTACATAAAGAGCCTTGGCGGCGACGACGCGCACGTAGGCTACATTATGGGGTCTTTCGGGATAACGTCCCTGGGCGCGATCCCCTTCGTCACTTTCCTCGTCGATAAATACGGCAGGCGGCGGTTCATGCTGCTGGGCTACGCGCTCATGTTCCTGGCCTCGCTTTCGTACCTGTTCGTCGATGATCTCTCGCCGCTCATATACGCGCTCCGCCTCGTACAGGGTTTCTCGTTCGCGTTCTCGTTCACGGCTGCGGGCACGTTCGTCGCCGATTACGTGCCTCCGTCCAAGAGGGCCCAGGGACTCGGCATATTCAGCGCCTTCACCATAGCCGCCTATGCGATAGGCCCCTCACTAGGGGAGTTCGTGATAGAACTGGCCGGGTTCCACGACTTCTTCTTATATTCGTCGTACTTCAGCCTTATATCGTTCATCCTGGCTGTATTCATGAATGACGGGAGCTTCACTCCGTCCCGGGACCCTTACGGGTTCGGCTTCTTCCGCCTGATATCGTCGCGCAAGTATGCGCTCGTGCTGCTCTCGAACCTCGTGCTCGCCGGAGGGCTCGGCGCGGTGCTCAATTTCATCGCCACCTTTTTCAGATCGAAAGACCTCCAGGCGTATTATTTCTTCCTCACTTATACGATCACCGTGACTGCGATAAGGATATTCGGGGGCAGGCTTTCGGACACGTGGGGGAGGAAGGCTGTCGCTTCCCCGGCCCTGTTCATAGTCTCCGTATCACTTGCGTCGATGTACTTCGCGGACTCTGCCCTGACGGCCGTGCTGATATCATTCATGTTCAGCTTCGGCTACGGCTCTCTCTACCCCACGCTGAGCGCGCTCATGATAGACAAGGCCGGCGAGGACGAGAGGGGGAAGGCCATAGGCGCGTTTAACGCGACATACAGCCTCGGCATAAATTTCCTCGCGTTCCCGTTCGGTGTGATCGCTAGGGACTACGGGTACGAAGCCATGTATGCTGCCGCCGGATGCCTCGTATTCGCGGGGTTCATCCTCTACACGTTCTTCGAGAGGGAGAAAGTTTCTTGAAAATGCGGGCGTTTTAAATTAGTCTCTCGTGGCATGATGATAAAGCGCGGAGACTACGTACTATTACTTTCCCCGGACGAAAAAACCTACCTCGTGACCGTGGACGAGGGCAAGCGCATGGGCACTCATCTCGGCGAGATACTGCTCGAAAATGCGATAGGGACGGAGTACGGGAGCGTCATACAAACCAACCTCCTCCACCCGTTCATAATGCTCGAGCCTACTCTCGAGGACCGGATAATGAAGGTGAAGAGGCTCACGCAGATCGTGTATCCCAAGGACTCTGCGCTCATCGTCATGAAGACGGGCCTCGGGGCCGGCATGAGGGTCGTGGAGTGCGGGTCGGGGTCGGGCGCGCTCACCATAGCGCTCGCAAACGCCGTCGCGCCGACCGGCAGGGTCTACACGTACGACAGGAGCGAGAGGTTTCTCGAGAACGCCAGGAAGAACGTCGAGAACGCCGGTTTCTCCGAATTCGTCGAATTCAAGCTGAGGGAGGTGTGGGAGGGATTCGACGAGGAGGGGGTCGACGCCGTCATGCTCGACCTGCCCTCGCCCTGGGACGGGATTCCCGCCGCGTACCGGGCGTTAAGGGGCGGGGGGAGGATAGCGAGCATCTCTCCCACATACAACCAGGTGGAAAGGTGCGTCGAGTTCCTTGAGAGAGAAGGTTTCGTATTCATGGAGACGGTCGAAGTACTCGTCAGGAACATACGCGTAAGCACCGGGAAGACGAGGCCCATGGACAGGATGGTGAGCCACACCGGTTTCCTCACGTTCGGAAGGAAGGCGTTGAAGGAGCGCGGGACGGGGGTCTGAATGTATATTGTCATCGCGAGACCGTTTTGTGGTCGTGGCGATCTCTATTTTCGTCATTCTGAACTTGTTTCAGCATCTCGCATTTTCCTTTCAATTCCCTCCTTTTGTAAAGGAGGGCTAGGGTGGATTTGATGTTTTATCGTTCCGAGTTCTTCGGCGGGCGCGGGAGAATTTCACAGGACAAACTCGGCTTTCACTTTTCCTTTTCCGACGGGAAAGACAGCAAATATAATCAAACGTTGTACATATAGGAGAACCGACGCTTGAAGCTCGGAAAAGACCCGGTCATCGTGCTCGTCTTCATCGCGCTCGCGGCCGCATATTATCTCTACACAACTTATTACGCGGAGAATGAGGGAAGCCGGGAGACCTTCCTCGTCTCGGACGTTATCGACGGGGATACCATAGCGATCGGCGACGGGAGGGGGACTCTCGTGAGATACATCGGCATAGACACTCCGGAGATAGCCCGGCAGGATTCCCCCGGCGATCCATACTCCGGAGAGGCGCTTGAATTTAACAGGAAGCTGGTCGAGGGAAAGAGCGTCACGCTCGAATACGACAATGAGAGATACGACGTCTACGGGAGGCTCCTCGCTTACGTTTTCTCAAACGGCGTGCTCGTGAACGAGGAATTACTCCGTAGCGGGCTCGCGACTCCCTTATTCATCGAGCCGAACGTGAAATACAGGGAGCGTTTCGAGAGGGCCGCGGAAGAGGCGAAGAAAGAAAAAAAGGGAATGTGGGGGGGTCTCGATACCATAGAGGTGCCGGAAGGGAACGGCGGGTTCGTGATAGAAATAGAAAGCGCACCGCGCTACGAAGGGAAGCGCGTAGTGGTGAGGGGGGAGATAACGCGTACGCGAAAATCGGACAGCGCGGTAGTCCTCTCGATCGACGGTAAGCTGGACGTGGTGATATTCCCGGACGACCTCGGCAACTTCGAGTTCTTCGGCATAGACCCCGCTTCGTATTACAAAGGCATGGAAGTAGAGGTCACGGGCAGGATAAAGATGCACAAGGGCACTCCGGGCATTATCGTCAACCACCCGATGCTCATAAGGAGGACGGGATGAAGCCCGAGGAGATTTTATACGAAGGCGCATCACTTCTGGACGTCGAGCTCTCACCCGTCATGGTCGGGCTCTTCATGCGCTATATGTCCGAGCTCAAATTATGGAACAGGAAGATAAACCTAACGAGCCTGAGAAACGACAGGGACATAGTGATCGGCCACTTCCTCGATTCGATATCGGCGGTGCGTTTCGTGCCCGGGAGCGGGCGTCTCATCGACATTGGCTCTGGCGCAGGGTTCCCCGGAATCCCCCTAAAAATTGTCCGCCCCTCGCTCGAAGTCACGCTCCTCGACTCCGCGCATAAGAAGGTGATGTTCATGCGCGAGGTGATACGCTCGCTCGGTCTCGAAGGTGCGAAAGCTGTCTGGGGCAGGGCCGAGGACGAGGGTAACGGGATCGCGAGAGGGAGCTTCGATAGAGTGATTACGAGGGCGGTGGGACCGATACCCGAGATACTTCGCCTTAGCGAGTCTTACCTCGCCCACGGAGGGAGAATAATCCTCATGAGGGGACAGAGGGGAAGGGAGGAGTGGGAGTCAGCAGGGGCCAAAGTGATGGAGGGTTTCCGGCTCGCGGAGCGGAGCGAATTCACACTCCCGTTCGGAGGACAGTCGAGGGTGATATTAGCCGTCGAGAGGGTATGATTACCGCAATTCACTGAAATAAACGAGTTGACTCAGAGCATATCGTAATTTACAATCTCATTATATCGGAACACGATAACGATATACGATAACAAGGCGGCCTCAATCAGACGCAGTGATCAGAAGCTTCTTTCTGGGTTTTATAAAGATCCACATACTTCATCACGCCAATGAAGAAAAGGTCTACGGCCTCTGGCTTATAGAGGAGCTCAGGAGGCACGGTTACGACATCAGTCCGGGGACCCTCTACCCGATACTCCATTCGCTTGAGAAGGAGAAACTCCTCGAATCACGGAAGGAAACGATAGGCGGCAAGGTCAGAAAGTACTATAAAATAACGCGGGCAGGCAGGCGGGCGCTCAAATTGGCGAAGGGCAAGATCAGAGAGCTGGTCGATGAAGTGATGGAATAGGAGGCGAATTATGGCGGCGATCAATACGAAAGCTGTTTTATCGGTTAT
Coding sequences:
- the rsmG gene encoding 16S rRNA (guanine(527)-N(7))-methyltransferase RsmG gives rise to the protein MKPEEILYEGASLLDVELSPVMVGLFMRYMSELKLWNRKINLTSLRNDRDIVIGHFLDSISAVRFVPGSGRLIDIGSGAGFPGIPLKIVRPSLEVTLLDSAHKKVMFMREVIRSLGLEGAKAVWGRAEDEGNGIARGSFDRVITRAVGPIPEILRLSESYLAHGGRIILMRGQRGREEWESAGAKVMEGFRLAERSEFTLPFGGQSRVILAVERV
- a CDS encoding PadR family transcriptional regulator, giving the protein MIRSFFLGFIKIHILHHANEEKVYGLWLIEELRRHGYDISPGTLYPILHSLEKEKLLESRKETIGGKVRKYYKITRAGRRALKLAKGKIRELVDEVME